A single uncultured Acetobacterium sp. DNA region contains:
- a CDS encoding type II secretion system F family protein, with translation MNALIVTLLIMVTVFFLVLLVLYRISADQRQMQKRFDGVTSLGKSDFTSLIKIKRNRDKSKHKIFKKLENDLAMSGILIRPSEFLLFWFVLAFAPSILVFMLSNNIIFAIILLLFGLLIPPMYVNKKRAKRVELFEQQLIDAISIMSSCLKAGLTFQQALISISTEMPNPISEEFGRVVKELKLGSSIETSLTRLSEKIGSQNFMMIVSAILIQRQTGGNLSEILTNISGTIKERFKIKNEIKVLTATARTSGLVVGLMPVGIIFVFMLFNPEYVTIFFKSNLGIAMIVIAIFMEVIGYLVIRKIVNIKF, from the coding sequence ATGCAAAAGCGATTTGACGGGGTGACAAGCTTAGGGAAATCCGATTTTACAAGTTTGATAAAAATAAAAAGAAATCGGGACAAGTCAAAACACAAAATTTTCAAAAAACTGGAAAACGATTTAGCCATGTCGGGAATTCTCATTAGACCATCGGAATTTTTATTGTTCTGGTTTGTATTGGCCTTCGCTCCTTCAATCCTTGTATTTATGCTGAGTAATAATATTATCTTCGCAATTATTTTATTGTTGTTTGGATTATTGATTCCACCCATGTATGTGAATAAAAAACGAGCGAAGCGAGTTGAACTATTTGAACAGCAATTAATTGATGCTATCAGTATTATGAGCAGTTGTTTGAAAGCCGGCCTCACTTTTCAACAGGCCCTGATCAGTATCTCAACTGAAATGCCTAATCCAATTTCAGAAGAATTTGGAAGGGTTGTAAAAGAATTAAAACTTGGAAGTTCCATTGAAACTTCATTAACACGTTTGTCCGAAAAAATCGGCAGCCAGAACTTTATGATGATTGTTTCGGCAATTCTGATTCAGCGACAAACAGGTGGAAATCTTTCTGAGATATTAACAAATATTTCGGGAACCATTAAGGAACGATTTAAAATTAAAAATGAGATAAAAGTATTGACTGCTACAGCGAGAACCTCAGGACTCGTGGTTGGGTTAATGCCAGTGGGGATTATCTTTGTTTTTATGCTTTTCAATCCTGAGTATGTAACGATTTTTTTTAAATCAAATCTTGGAATTGCAATGATCGTCATTGCGATTTTCATGGAGGTCATTGGATACCTGGTAATCAGGAAAATTGTAAATATTAAATTCTGA